A genomic region of Micromonospora sp. NBC_01796 contains the following coding sequences:
- a CDS encoding tyrosine-protein phosphatase — MDASPVSRVTAFASLFNFRDVGGYAGLDGRTVRWRRLYRSDSLHRIDDADQAILAELGIRTVLDLRRPHEVKRDGRVPAYEGLDYRHIHPEHREWDEVPYDEQLGVAHYLAERYRDLAETGAAGIAQAVGTIADEDAAPVVVHCVAGKDRTGVVCALTLSVLGVSDADIAADYALSTDASERFRLWITTQLPPRDFPTPQPYYSSPAEAMIIFLTNLRHHHGSVEQYLLAAGLTPTQLQTLRTHLLT, encoded by the coding sequence ATGGACGCTTCCCCGGTCAGCCGCGTGACCGCCTTCGCCAGCCTCTTCAACTTCCGCGACGTCGGTGGTTACGCCGGACTCGACGGGCGTACGGTCCGCTGGCGACGGCTCTACCGGTCGGACTCACTGCACCGGATCGACGACGCCGACCAGGCGATCCTCGCCGAGTTGGGCATCCGTACGGTGCTGGACCTGCGCCGGCCGCACGAGGTGAAGCGGGACGGGCGGGTGCCCGCCTACGAGGGGCTGGACTACCGGCACATCCACCCGGAGCACCGGGAGTGGGACGAGGTCCCGTACGACGAGCAACTGGGCGTCGCCCACTACCTCGCCGAGCGGTACCGGGACCTGGCCGAGACCGGGGCAGCCGGCATAGCCCAGGCGGTCGGGACGATCGCGGACGAGGACGCGGCACCGGTGGTGGTGCACTGCGTGGCCGGCAAGGACCGTACCGGGGTGGTGTGCGCGCTGACCCTGTCCGTGCTCGGGGTGAGCGACGCCGACATCGCCGCCGACTACGCCCTCAGCACCGACGCCTCGGAACGCTTCCGCCTCTGGATCACCACCCAGCTACCCCCGCGCGACTTCCCCACCCCCCAGCCCTACTACTCCTCCCCCGCCGAAGCAATGATCATCTTCCTGACCAACCTCCGCCACCACCACGGCTCAGTAGAGCAATACCTCCTGGCCGCAGGCCTAACCCCCACCCAACTCCAAACCCTCCGCACCCACCTCCTCACCTGA
- a CDS encoding branched-chain amino acid aminotransferase has protein sequence MSGGDKLDFEIRPNPQPVSAAERAALMANPGFGRVFTDHMVTIRYAEGKGWYDARVEARGPIPMDPATAALHYAQEIFEGLKAYHVADGGVTLFRPEANAARFVESARRMAMPPLPEQVFLDALHHLIEADREWIPTADDGTLYLRPFMFASEVFLGVRPANEYLFVVIASPVGSYFSGGVKPVNVWVSPNYTRAAPGGTGAAKCGGNYASSLVAQAEAFEHDCEQVVFLDAVERKYVDELGGMNIFFVYDDGSLVTPPLTGTILPGITRDSVLTLAREEGRTVVERPVAFDEWQADVASGKLREVFACGTAAVITPIGQVRFPDGEFTIADGTPGEVTTALRQRLVDLQRGRATDPHNWVHHIA, from the coding sequence ATGAGCGGTGGTGACAAGCTCGACTTCGAGATCCGTCCGAATCCTCAGCCGGTATCCGCCGCCGAGCGGGCCGCGCTGATGGCAAATCCCGGATTCGGTCGGGTCTTCACCGACCACATGGTCACGATCCGCTACGCCGAGGGTAAGGGCTGGTACGACGCACGGGTCGAGGCCCGCGGCCCGATCCCGATGGACCCGGCGACCGCCGCCCTGCACTACGCCCAGGAGATCTTCGAGGGGCTCAAGGCGTACCACGTGGCCGATGGCGGGGTGACGCTGTTCCGGCCCGAGGCCAACGCCGCGCGGTTCGTCGAGTCGGCCCGCCGGATGGCCATGCCCCCGCTGCCGGAGCAGGTCTTCCTCGACGCCCTGCACCACCTGATCGAGGCCGACCGGGAGTGGATCCCGACCGCCGACGACGGCACGCTCTACCTGCGTCCGTTCATGTTCGCCAGCGAGGTCTTCCTCGGGGTACGCCCGGCCAACGAGTACCTCTTCGTGGTGATCGCCTCCCCGGTCGGGTCGTACTTCTCCGGTGGGGTCAAGCCGGTCAACGTCTGGGTCTCGCCGAACTACACCCGCGCCGCCCCCGGTGGCACCGGTGCGGCCAAGTGCGGCGGCAACTACGCCTCCTCGCTGGTCGCCCAGGCCGAGGCGTTCGAGCACGACTGCGAACAGGTGGTCTTCCTCGACGCGGTCGAGCGCAAGTACGTCGACGAGCTGGGCGGGATGAACATCTTCTTCGTCTACGACGACGGCAGCCTCGTCACCCCGCCGCTGACCGGCACGATCCTGCCCGGCATCACCCGGGACTCGGTGCTGACCCTGGCCCGTGAGGAGGGCCGGACCGTGGTCGAGCGCCCGGTCGCCTTCGACGAGTGGCAGGCGGACGTGGCCAGCGGCAAGCTCCGCGAGGTCTTCGCCTGCGGCACCGCCGCCGTGATCACCCCGATCGGCCAGGTCCGTTTCCCGGACGGCGAGTTCACCATCGCCGACGGCACCCCCGGCGAGGTCACCACCGCCCTACGCCAACGCCTGGTAGACCTCCAACGCGGCCGAGCCACCGACCCCCACAACTGGGTCCACCACATCGCCTAA
- a CDS encoding 3-isopropylmalate dehydrogenase, with protein MARIAVVAGDGIGPEVVAQARKVIDAVLPGVEATEYDLGAARYHRTGEVLPDSVLTELAEHDAILLGAVGDPTVPPGVLERGLLLKLRFDFDQYVNLRPSRLWPGTVSPLATVKPGEIDLVVVREGTEGLYAGAGGTLHRGTPAEVATEESLNTRHGVERVIRDAFARAERRERRKVTLVHKTNVLTHAGSLWARAFEAVAADHPEIETEYQHVDAAAMFLVSQPQRYDVVVTDNLFGDILTDIAAAVSGGIGLAASGSINPERAYPSMFEPVHGSAPDIAGQGVADPAAAVLSAALLLDHLGHADAAARVTGAVAAELAARTPGAALRTAEVGDRLAAHAAA; from the coding sequence GTGGCACGGATCGCGGTGGTTGCTGGTGACGGCATCGGACCGGAGGTGGTCGCGCAGGCGCGCAAGGTCATCGACGCGGTGCTGCCCGGAGTCGAGGCCACCGAATACGACCTTGGCGCCGCGCGCTACCACCGGACCGGCGAGGTGCTGCCGGACTCGGTCCTGACCGAGCTGGCCGAGCACGACGCCATCCTGCTCGGCGCGGTGGGCGACCCCACCGTGCCGCCGGGTGTGCTCGAACGCGGCCTCCTGCTCAAGCTCCGCTTCGACTTCGACCAGTACGTCAACCTGCGCCCCTCCCGGCTCTGGCCCGGTACGGTCAGCCCGCTCGCCACGGTCAAGCCGGGCGAGATCGACCTGGTGGTCGTCCGGGAGGGCACCGAGGGCCTCTACGCCGGGGCCGGCGGCACCCTGCACCGGGGCACCCCGGCCGAGGTGGCCACCGAGGAGAGCCTGAACACCCGGCACGGCGTCGAGCGGGTCATCCGGGACGCCTTCGCCCGAGCCGAGCGGCGCGAGCGGCGCAAGGTCACCCTGGTGCACAAGACCAACGTCCTGACCCACGCCGGCTCGCTCTGGGCCCGCGCGTTCGAGGCCGTCGCCGCCGACCACCCGGAGATCGAGACCGAGTACCAGCACGTGGACGCGGCGGCGATGTTCCTGGTCAGCCAGCCCCAGCGGTACGACGTGGTGGTGACCGACAACCTCTTCGGTGACATCCTCACCGACATCGCGGCCGCGGTCAGCGGCGGCATCGGGCTGGCCGCCAGCGGCAGCATCAACCCCGAGCGGGCGTACCCGTCCATGTTCGAACCGGTGCACGGCTCGGCCCCGGACATCGCCGGCCAGGGCGTCGCCGACCCGGCCGCCGCGGTCCTCTCCGCCGCCCTGCTCCTCGATCATCTCGGTCACGCCGACGCCGCCGCCCGAGTAACCGGGGCGGTCGCGGCCGAGCTTGCCGCCCGTACCCCGGGCGCGGCGCTGCGCACCGCCGAAGTTGGCGACCGGCTCGCCGCCCACGCCGCGGCCTGA
- a CDS encoding FAD:protein FMN transferase yields the protein MPISERSRTDRHRWVENRPPAPDFRLGGGPSPGLPGRPGAGLAIARADRLVARHTVRTSIAEYSLVVNGPAWWGRRGLGEAIRDAVAELRAIDLTYSPARPESLVSRLRRGEISPDAYPPLADLVARCAAMRAATDGWFDAWAVPGGFDPGGLLKGWAVERAAARLRAAGSEDYAVLSGGDLVVQGRAPHGGPWRVAVQQPYAGPQHPNEGRYPINRSHPVGAQRTPLTLELTSGAIGSSGVAGRHDHVVDPHTGLPARQLVATTVAGPELSVADGYATALYAAGPAGLDWFPTAQGYRALMAVPRQVGVQG from the coding sequence ATGCCGATAAGTGAACGCAGCCGAACCGATCGTCACCGTTGGGTGGAGAACCGCCCACCGGCACCGGACTTTCGGCTCGGTGGCGGGCCGAGCCCCGGCCTGCCCGGTCGACCGGGCGCCGGGCTGGCCATCGCCCGCGCCGACCGGCTGGTCGCCCGGCACACCGTACGCACCTCGATCGCCGAATACTCCCTGGTCGTGAACGGTCCGGCCTGGTGGGGCCGGCGGGGACTCGGCGAGGCGATCCGGGACGCGGTGGCGGAACTGCGCGCGATCGACCTCACCTACAGCCCGGCCCGACCGGAGAGCCTCGTCTCCCGGCTCCGCCGCGGCGAGATCTCGCCCGACGCGTACCCGCCGCTGGCGGACCTGGTCGCCCGGTGCGCGGCGATGCGGGCGGCCACCGACGGCTGGTTCGACGCCTGGGCCGTACCCGGCGGGTTCGACCCCGGCGGCCTGCTCAAGGGCTGGGCGGTCGAGCGGGCCGCGGCCCGGCTGCGCGCCGCCGGCAGCGAGGACTACGCGGTGCTCAGCGGCGGCGACCTGGTGGTCCAGGGCCGCGCGCCGCACGGCGGTCCGTGGCGGGTCGCGGTGCAGCAGCCGTACGCCGGACCGCAGCACCCCAACGAGGGCAGGTACCCGATCAACCGGAGCCATCCGGTCGGCGCCCAGCGCACTCCGCTGACCCTGGAGCTGACCAGTGGGGCGATCGGCAGTTCCGGGGTGGCCGGACGCCACGACCACGTGGTGGACCCGCACACCGGTCTGCCTGCCCGTCAGCTCGTCGCGACCACCGTCGCCGGCCCCGAACTCTCCGTCGCCGACGGGTACGCCACCGCGCTGTACGCCGCCGGCCCGGCCGGACTGGACTGGTTCCCCACCGCACAGGGCTACCGCGCACTGATGGCAGTACCCCGGCAGGTCGGGGTCCAGGGCTGA